TGTATTAATATTTACAAACCTTAGTTGATTTAAAATAATTTAAGTTTAGGCCAAACTAATGACTTTAAAAGTAATTATTTTTGATTTTGATGGCACGATTGCTGATACCCTAGATGCGCTTGTAAGTATTACAAACGATCTATCTGAAGAGTTTGGATACAAACGAGCCAATCCAGACGATATCGAACGCCTCAAAAATTTAAGTCCCCGACAAATTATTAAACAATCAGGGATATCATTATTTAAGTTGCCTGGGCTTTTAAGGAAAGTGAAAGTTAGGTTAAATAAAGAGATTGAGCTATTAACGCCAATCTCAGGAATTAGCCCAGTGCTTATACAATTGAAAAACAATGGGCATTTATTAGGTATTATCACATCTAACTCTAAAGAAAATGTGGTGATATTCCTTAAAGCAAACGGATTGGAAGAAGTATTTGATTTTGTTTACTCAGGAACAACACTCTTTGGTAAGAGTAAAGTAATTAACAGTTTCTTGTCCAAAGAACATTTAAAACCTGAAGACGTTATTTATGTAGGAGACGAAGCCAGAGATATTGAAGCTGCCAAAGCAAGTTGGATAAAAATTGTTGCAGTTAGTTGGGGATTTAATTCCAAAGAATTATTAACTAAGCATCACCCAGATTTTATAATTGACGCTCCCAAAGAACTGATTGAAGTAGTAGAAAATTTGTAAAAAATTAGGCGATCGCGGCTTGAAAATTATTTTCAGTTTATGAACAATAGCGCTCGCCTTGAATGTCTAATTTAAATAAAAAGCAGGTTTAACTAGAGGGATGGCGCAAGTTACCTCCAGACAACCCCGAAAATAAATAAAGCCTGTTTACGCAGGCTTTATTTATCTATCACCAGATTTTTCTGAGTTTTATAGTTTATCAGAAGGGCGAGGGGCGGTAAAAGCATCCCAAGCAGCTTTTGCAGCATCCGCAAGGCGATCGCCTAATGTGGCAACTTCCTTAAGAACCGATTCCCAATTCTTCTCAGCTTCATACTGGATGAGTTTAATTGAGTAAGCAATTCTCTCAGGATCGACTAGCTTATTTTGTTCAATGTTTTCCCGCGCCTGACGCACCGCATTGAGATAAGCATCGCGAGTTAGATCGCCAGCAGTTTGCGCCTCTGACTGCGCCCGTTTTTTAATAGCATCAATTAGTGCTTTGGTTTCGCCCTTCAGAGCATCAGATTCGCCAGCCATTTCCGCTTCCACCAGAGCATTAGTCTCCTCGCTAATATTTCCAGCAAGGGCTTTCTGCTCCTCGGTGACTTCCACAATGGCATATTCTTTGGCAATGTTACTTTCGGTACTCATTGTTTTTCCTCGTTATTAAAAAGTGATTCAAGCTATTAGTAAGACGGGCAGCGCCCAACCTACTACTTTAAAAAATAGACATCATCTGAGATGTATACCCTGATAGTTCTTTTTCCAGGTGGAACAACCGCAGTCGAACCACATACTGTAGCTGACTATTTGAGCTAGGAATGAGATAGCACCCCCAATGGTGGCGGCTACAGATTGAGTCAGCCTGTCGCGATTGCGAACGTGGCTCAGTTCGTGGGCGATGACTGCTTCGAGTTGATCGCTTGGTAGCAGTTCGATGATGCCTTGTGTAACTGCTACTGCTGCCTTTTCTAGATCTTGCCCTGTTGCGAAGGCTTCTGCTGCTGGGGTAGGAACTATGCAGATTGCTGGCATGGGAAGCCGGGGCGATCGCACAGTCGTTGTACCATGCTGTACAATCCAGGTGCTTGACTTGGAGTAACTGGCTGGGGGGGGTAAGTCGCTAAAGCAATTCGCTCTGAGAAATACCAAGAACCCAGATTCATAACAGCCGCGATCGCAACGCCCACCAATACACCCGACCAACCACCAATTATCCAGTAGCTAATTGTAATTAGCACGCTTAATAAACCTAGTAAGGCAACAGTTTTGAATTGATTCACTTGGCCTGCCCTCCTTGCTTAGGCATAGCTTTGGAATAGGCCTCTATTACATGGATAACATTGCTATACAATATTGTCCTCATTCTATCGGTCTAATCTCTTTTGCTAGGGATGGTTTACTCTCATTGTTAGGTACGGCTTACACGATTTGGAATCTTGGAGCGTACAATTCAAGCGGTAAGAAATTTTATAATTGGAAACGCCAGTATTTAACCTGATGAGTCTAAAAATGTGTCGTATCGAACAAAAACTATCGACTAAGCTGTTGAATGTTTTGTATAAAAATTAACAAATAAATTTTTATAAATGTTGCAAGATCTCAATTTCCGCAATCCGATTGCTATTAGTTTAGGAGCGATCGCTGGCGCTTTGAGCCGCTACTATTTGAATTTGTGGTTTAAACAGCACTTTGCCACCGCTTTTCCCGCAGGCACTTTTTTTATTAACTTGACTGGCTGTTTCGGGATGGGCTTTTTCGTCACTTTGGCATCGGAAAGGGTTGCAAACATTCCTCCAGAAGTGAAGTTAATGGTAACTACTGGCTTTTTGGGTGCTTACACGACCTTCTCAACTTATGGGTTAGAGACTTTTAGCCTGCTGCGCGATCGCCTGTTGAACGTCGCTGGTTTGTATGCTTGCGGTAGTGTAATTCTAGGGATTATCAGCGTTCAACTCGGAGCAATGCTGGCGCGGCTGGGGAGGTAGAAAAATGAATTAATCCTATATTCGTAGGGTAAATTTTTCCACTTATCGACGCCTATCCATCCAAATATTGCAAAATGTCAGTTAAGTCGCTAAAAAGACCAGTTTCTGTCACGAGGAGGGTAATGGAGCCTCCGCCAGAGAATCAGTAATCAGCGACTAGAAAACTAATAAGTGTTAATAGCATTTGGACAAACTACCCAAGGGAGGAGCGATCGCTATTATCTCTAGCCATATCCAACGCCTCTTCTTCATTCCAACCTTGGAACCGATGCTAACTCCAACAGCAAGTTCAATTATCGCCAGTTGACTCGTGATTACTAACTCTGTATCCCATCCTCCCGATCGCATCTGGAAATGCGTCCGCACTATCAAAGGTCATTCTGACTGGGTTCGCTCCCTTGCCATTAGCCCAGATGGAGAAACCCTTGCTAGCGGTAGTTTTGATGGCACCATCAAGCTGTGGCGGTTGACTAGCGGGGAGCTTATCCATACGCTATCGGAACATTCCAAGGGTGTGTTTTGCGTCGCCTTGAGTAACGATGGGCAAACCATCGCTAGTGGCAGTTGGGATGAAACTATCAAGGTGTGGCAACCCAAAACGCAGCATGCGATCCGTACCCTCAGCGGTCATTGCGGTTCAGTCAGAGCGATCGCCATTAGTCCCGATAATCAAACCCTCTTCAGCGCCAGTACTGACGCGACAATCAAACTCTGGCATATAAAAACGGGTAAATTAATTGACACGCTCATCTCGTCGCCGGAGCCAATTTATGCGATCGCGCTGAGTCATTACCAGAAATTACCATCCCAAGTAGGACAAATAGATCGACAAATCCTGGCTTGTGGCGGCGGTGATGGGCTAATTACCCTCTGGGCGCTAGACACCCGCGAACAGGTTGGCGTGCTGACGGGGAATTTAAATCAAGTTTGGGCGATCGCGATCGCGCCGGATAACCAACGCCTTGCTTGTGCCAGTGGCGATGGCACTATCAAAATTTGGCATATAAAAACGGGTGAAATATTCCACGTCCTCCAAGGACACTCGCGACAGGTGACATCAGTTGTTATTCATCCCGACGGGCATCCCCTCATTAGTGGAGGCGCGGATGGCACTATCAAGATTTGGGATATGGAGACGGGCAAACAGTTATGTACCCTCAGCGGCGATTCACCTAACTCGGTAATATCTGTTGCCATTAGTCCCAGCAATCATACGCTTGCCAGTGGTTATGTAGATGGTAAAATCAAAATTTGGCAGCGCTATTGATTGAGAACTAAGTTAAATTTAATTTCCGGGTGTAGAAATGCAATCAGACTTTTAGCAGCGGCATTTTAGCGGCACATTAAGCTGATTATATTTTCCATAGGATTACAATTTTTCAGGGTTATAACAATTGGGGTGACAAGTCTCTTTATTGCTCGAATAGCGAGGAAAAACAAGCCGATAAACTTTTGTCATCCTTATAGTGCAGGTGAATTTTTGACCAACTTGCAACCGAAGCGGATAACTGCAAATTCTGGGTGGGGATATAACATAGTGCGATGGTTAGAACGCTGCGATCGCATAAAACTTTTCTTACGGTTGCACGCGATGAATATTGGTCGTCGGAAAGGCGGCCAAATGTCGAGGCTGTCCTTATATTCGGGTGTAAATCTTTTTACAACACCCCCACAGGTACGACGGTATTTGCTACTGGCTCAATGTAGTTGGGTTGGGAATTAGATGATTATAATGCGCTTAAGCTGCCTCTCTCCCTTGTGAATTTATCTGCTCAACAACTCACGCACAACGTTCTCGCCTGTCTCAGAAGGATAGATAATTGCAACTGGGGATTGCACAGACGCGATAAATTAGCGTCTCGATAAGGACTGGCGACTCTTGACGCCGGACTTTTAATCTCCTTTCACCAATTTTTAATGACTAATTCCCAAGATGCGTAAATTTCCAAGCTTACTGATTTTAGCGATCGCTGTAGCTGCTTTGGTATTTTGTTTTTTTAAGCCCGATCGGGCTGTTTCCCAAGAGTGGCATCCCGTGCGGAGTGGCATACTCTTTGGAATTAGTGGTATGGCAACAATAGATCGCCAAAGCGATTCTAACTCGTTTCTAATTGTCCATGACAATAA
This genomic stretch from Microcoleus sp. FACHB-831 harbors:
- a CDS encoding HAD-IA family hydrolase, with the protein product MTLKVIIFDFDGTIADTLDALVSITNDLSEEFGYKRANPDDIERLKNLSPRQIIKQSGISLFKLPGLLRKVKVRLNKEIELLTPISGISPVLIQLKNNGHLLGIITSNSKENVVIFLKANGLEEVFDFVYSGTTLFGKSKVINSFLSKEHLKPEDVIYVGDEARDIEAAKASWIKIVAVSWGFNSKELLTKHHPDFIIDAPKELIEVVENL
- a CDS encoding M48 family metalloprotease; this encodes MPAICIVPTPAAEAFATGQDLEKAAVAVTQGIIELLPSDQLEAVIAHELSHVRNRDRLTQSVAATIGGAISFLAQIVSYSMWFDCGCSTWKKNYQGIHLR
- the crcB gene encoding fluoride efflux transporter CrcB gives rise to the protein MLQDLNFRNPIAISLGAIAGALSRYYLNLWFKQHFATAFPAGTFFINLTGCFGMGFFVTLASERVANIPPEVKLMVTTGFLGAYTTFSTYGLETFSLLRDRLLNVAGLYACGSVILGIISVQLGAMLARLGR
- a CDS encoding WD40 repeat domain-containing protein — its product is MITNSVSHPPDRIWKCVRTIKGHSDWVRSLAISPDGETLASGSFDGTIKLWRLTSGELIHTLSEHSKGVFCVALSNDGQTIASGSWDETIKVWQPKTQHAIRTLSGHCGSVRAIAISPDNQTLFSASTDATIKLWHIKTGKLIDTLISSPEPIYAIALSHYQKLPSQVGQIDRQILACGGGDGLITLWALDTREQVGVLTGNLNQVWAIAIAPDNQRLACASGDGTIKIWHIKTGEIFHVLQGHSRQVTSVVIHPDGHPLISGGADGTIKIWDMETGKQLCTLSGDSPNSVISVAISPSNHTLASGYVDGKIKIWQRY